Proteins found in one Triticum aestivum cultivar Chinese Spring unplaced genomic scaffold, IWGSC CS RefSeq v2.1 scaffold35174, whole genome shotgun sequence genomic segment:
- the LOC123172569 gene encoding protein argonaute 1B isoform X1 has protein sequence MVRKKRTGTGESSGEASGAPGQGSSQPAERAPPQQHQQHGGGRGWVPQQGGRGGGQYLGRGGQYQGQGGPAAHRPGGPPEYQQREYQGRGHPGGGPPEYQPRDYQGRGHPGGGPPEYQPRDPQGRGHPGGAPPEYQPRGPQGRGHPGGAPPEYQPRGPQGRGHPGGASPEYQPRGPQGRGHPGGGPPEYQPRDPQGRGHPGGGPPEYQQRDYQGRGGPRPRGGGMPQPSYGGHMGGRGGHNVPPGQSRTVPELHQAPDVQYQAPVVSPSASGAGSSSQPAAEVSSGQVEQQFQKLDISDQSSTSQAIQPAPASSKSVRFPLRPGMGKCGDRCVVKANHFFAELPDKDLHQYDVTITPEVTSRGVNRAVIAELVKLYRQSHMNGRLPAYDGRKSLYTAGPLPFTSRTFEIALQDEDEGLVGGQATPRRERQFRVVIKYAARADLHHLAMFLAGRQPDAPQEALQVLDIVLRELPTARYSPVSRSFYSPNLGRRQRLGDGLESWRGFYQSIRPTQMGLSLNIDMSSTAFIEPLPVIEFVAQLLCRDISVRPLTDSDRVKIKKALRGVKVEVTHRGNMRRKYRISGLTSQATRELSFPVDDRGTVKTVVQYFLETYGFNIQHTTLPCLQVGNQQRPNYLPMEVCKIVEGQRYSKRLNEKQITALLKVTCQRPQEREKDILQTVHHNAYYEDPYAQEFGIKIDEQLASVEARVLPPPRLKYHDSGREKDVLPRVGQWNMMNKKMVNGGRVSHWACINFSRNVQDNAAKVFCHELAIMCQISGMNFAPEPVLPVLSARPEHVERALKARYHDAMNASKPPGKELDLLIVILPDNNGSLYGDLKRICETELGLVSQCCLTKHVFKMSKQYLANVALKINVKVGGRNTVLVDALARRIRLVTDRPTIIFGADVTHPHPGEDSSPSIAAVVASQDWPEITKYAGLVSAQAHRQELIQDLFKVWQDPQRGTVTGGMIKELLISFKRATGQKPQRIIFYRDGVSEGQFYQVLLFELDAIRKACASLEPNYQPPVTFVVVQKRHHTRLFANNHNDQRTVDRSGNILPGTVVDSKICHPTEFDFYLCSHAGIQGTSRPAHYHVLWDENKFTADELQTLTNNLCYTYARCTRSVSIVPPAYYAHLAAFRARFYMEPDTSDSGSVASGARGGPPQGGPRSSTRFGNVAVRPLPALKENVKRVMFYC, from the exons ATGGTTAGGAAGAAAAGAACCGGCACCGGAGAGAGTTCCGGAGAGGCTTCGGGAGCTCCTGGACAGGGTTCCTCGCAGCCAGCTGAGAGAGCTCCTCCTCAACAGCATCAACAGCATGGTGGTGGACGTGGTTGGGTGCCTCAACAGGGTGGCCGTGGTGGTGGGCAATACCTAGGCCGTGGTGGACAGTATCAGGGCCAGGGAGGCCCAGCTGCACACCGTCCAGGTGGCCCACCTGAATATCAGCAGCGTGAATATCAGGGCCGTGGACATCCAGGTGGTGGTCCACCTGAATATCAACCGCGCGACTATCAGGGCCGTGGACATCCAGGTGGTGGGCCACCTGAATATCAACCGCGCGACCCTCAGGGCCGTGGACATCCAGGTGGTGCTCCACCTGAATATCAACCGCGCGGCCCTCAGGGCCGTGGACATCCTGGTGGTGCTCCACCTGAATATCAACCGCGCGGCCCTCAGGGCCGTGGACATCCTGGTGGTGCTTCACCTGAATATCAACCGCGTGGCCCTCAGGGCCGTGGACATCCAGGTGGTGGTCCACCTGAATATCAACCGCGCGACCCTCAGGGCCGTGGACATCCAGGTGGCGGTCCACCTGAATATCAACAGCGTGACTATCAGGGACGTGGTGGTCCACGCCCTAGAGGGGGTGGAATGCCGCAGCCATCCTATGGCGGGCATATGGGAGGACGTGGAGGACACAATGTTCCTCCAGGTCAGTCAAGAACAGTTCCCGAGCTGCACCAAGCCCCAGATGTCCAATATCAAGCCCCGGTGGTTTCACCATCAGCATCGGGAGCTGGCTCTTCCTCTCAGCCTGCGGCGGAGGTGAGCAGTGGACAAGTCGAGCAACAGTTTCAGAAACTTGACATTAGTGATCAAAGTTCGACCAGCCAAGCCATCCAACCGGCACCTGCATCAAGCAAATCAGTTCGATTCCCATTGCGCCCTGGAATGGGTAAATGTGGGGATAGGTGTGTGGTGAAAGCCAATCATTTCTTCGCGGAGCTCCCTGATAAAGACCTTCACCAATACGAC GTGACCATAACACCAGAGGTTACATCGCGCGGCGTTAATCGTGCCGTGATTGCAGAACTTGTAAAGCTGTATAGACAATCTCATATGAATGGACGTCTACCTGCCTATGATGGAAGGAAGAGCCTTTATACAGCTGGGCCATTACCGTTTACTTCGAGGACATTTGAAATCGCTCTGCAAGATGAAGATGAAGGCCTTGTTGGTGGTCAAGCCACGCCAAG GCGCGAGAGACAATTCAGGGTGGTGATCAAGTATGCTGCCCGTGCTGATCTCCATCATTTGGCTATGTTTCTAGCCGGGAGGCAACCAGATGCACCTCAAGAAGCACTTCAGGTGCTTGACATTGTGCTACGGGAATTGCCTACTGCCAG GTATTCCCCAGTTAGTAGATCATTTTATTCTCCCAACCTAGGGAGACGTCAGAGGCTTGGGGACGGTTTGGAAAGTTGGCGTGGATTTTACCAAAGTATAAGACCTACACAGATGGGGCTTTCGCTGAATATTG ATATGTCTTCTACAGCATTTATCGAGCCTCTCCCTGTGATTGAGTTTGTTGCTCAGCTTCTGTGCAGAGACATCTCAGTTAGACCGCTCACTGATTCAGATCGTGTGAAG ATTAAAAAAGCCCTGCGAGGTGTAAAGGTCGAGGTTACACATCGAGGAAACATGCGTAGGAAATACCGTATATCTGGCCTCACATCACAAGCAACACGAGAGCTATC ATTCCCTGTTGATGATCGTGGTACTGTGAAGACTGTAGTGCAATACTTCCTGGAGACGTATGGTTTCAATATTCAGCACACCACTTTACCTTGCTTGCAAGTCGGTAATCAGCAAAGGCCGAATTATCTCCCCATGGAG GTTTGTAAGATTGTTGAAGGACAACGGTACTCAAAACGGCTGAATGAAAAACAAATAACTGCTCTACTGAAAGTGACTTGCCAGCGCCCTCAAGAGCGTGAGAAGGACATCTTGCAG ACTGTGCATCACAATGCATACTATGAAGATCCATATGCACAGGAATTTGGCATAAAAATAGATGAGCAACTTGCATCGGTTGAAGCTCGTGTTCTGCCTCCGCCAAGG CTTAAGTACCATGATAGTGGCAGAGAGAAGGATGTCTTACCCAGGGTCGGCCAAtggaacatgatgaacaag AAAATGGTCAATGGTGGTAGAGTCAGCCACTGGGCATGTATTAACTTCTCTCGGAATGTTCAAGATAATGCTGCCAAGGTTTTCTGTCATGAGTTGGCTATAATGTGCCAAATATCTGGAATG AACTTTGCACCTGAACCTGTGCTGCCCGTACTTAGTGCGAGGCCTGAACACGTGGAAAGAGCACTGAAGGCACGTTATCATGATGCCATGAACGCAAGCAAACCCCCGGGCAAAGAACTTGACCTGCTAATTGTTATACTGCCGGATAATAATGGTTCTCTTTATG GGGACCTTAAAAGAATTTGTGAGACTGAACTTGGATTGGTATCCCAGTGTTGTCTTACAAAACATGTTTTTAAGATGAGCAAGCAGTATCTTGCAAATGTAGCTCTCAAAATCAATGTTAAG GTGGGGGGAAGGAATACTGTTCTTGTGGATGCTTTGGCAAGGAGGATTCGCCTTGTTACCGACAGACCGACCATAATATTTGGTGCTGATGTTACACATCCCCACCCTGGAGAAGATTCTAGCCCTTCCATTGCAGCT GTGGTTGCTTCTCAAGACTGGCCTGAGATAACTAAGTACGCAGGATTAGTGAGTGCCCAAGCCCATAGGCAAGAGCTGATACAGGATCTTTTTAAAGTATGGCAAGATCCCCAAAGAGGAACTGTGACTGGCGGCATGATCAA GGAGCTTCTCATATCTTTCAAGAGGGCAACTGGACAGAAACCTCAGAGAATCATATTTTACAG GGATGGTGTCAGCGAGGGACAGTTCTACCAGGTTCTGTTGTTTGAACTTGATGCCATTCGGAAG GCCTGTGCGTCCTTGGAGCCCAACTATCAGCCCCCAGTTACTTTTGTGGTTGTCCAGAAGCGTCACCACACTAGGCTTTTCGCTAACAATCACAATGATCAGCGTACTGTTGATAGAAGCGGGAACATACTGCCTG GCACCGTTGTTGACTCGAAGATCTGCCATCCGACGGAATTTGATTTCTACTTGTGCAGCCATGCTGGCATTCAG GGAACAAGCCGGCCTGCTCATTATCATGTTCTGTGGGACGAGAACAAATTTACTGCTGATGAGTTGCAAACTCTCACAAACAACTTGTGCTACAC ATATGCTCGATGCACCCGCTCCGTGTCAATTG TTCCTCCTGCATATTATGCACATCTAGCAGCCTTCCGGGCTCGGTTCTACATGGAGCCAGATACCTCCGACAGCGGGTCTGTGGCGAGCGGTGCACGCGGCGGCCCTCCTCAGGGTGGTCCGCGCAGCAGCACCAGGTTTGGGAACGTTGCTGTCAGGCCTCTCCCCGCCCTCAAGGAAAACGTCAAGCGCGTCATGTTTTACTGCTAA
- the LOC123172569 gene encoding protein argonaute 1B isoform X2, with product MVRKKRTGTGESSGEASGAPGQGSSQPAERAPPQQHQQHGGGRGWVPQQGGRGGGQYLGRGGQYQGQGGPAAHRPGGPPEYQQREYQGRGHPGGGPPEYQPRDYQGRGHPGGGPPEYQPRDPQGRGHPGGAPPEYQPRGPQGRGHPGGAPPEYQPRGPQGRGHPGGASPEYQPRGPQGRGHPGGGPPEYQPRDPQGRGHPGGGPPEYQQRDYQGRGGPRPRGGGMPQPSYGGHMGGRGGHNVPPGQSRTVPELHQAPDVQYQAPVVSPSASGAGSSSQPAAEVSSGQVEQQFQKLDISDQSSTSQAIQPAPASSKSVRFPLRPGMGKCGDRCVVKANHFFAELPDKDLHQYDVTITPEVTSRGVNRAVIAELVKLYRQSHMNGRLPAYDGRKSLYTAGPLPFTSRTFEIALQDEDEGLVGGQATPRRERQFRVVIKYAARADLHHLAMFLAGRQPDAPQEALQVLDIVLRELPTARYSPVSRSFYSPNLGRRQRLGDGLESWRGFYQSIRPTQMGLSLNIDMSSTAFIEPLPVIEFVAQLLCRDISVRPLTDSDRVKIKKALRGVKVEVTHRGNMRRKYRISGLTSQATRELSFPVDDRGTVKTVVQYFLETYGFNIQHTTLPCLQVGNQQRPNYLPMEVCKIVEGQRYSKRLNEKQITALLKVTCQRPQEREKDILQTVHHNAYYEDPYAQEFGIKIDEQLASVEARVLPPPRLKYHDSGREKDVLPRVGQWNMMNKKMVNGGRVSHWACINFSRNVQDNAAKVFCHELAIMCQISGMNFAPEPVLPVLSARPEHVERALKARYHDAMNASKPPGKELDLLIVILPDNNGSLYGDLKRICETELGLVSQCCLTKHVFKMSKQYLANVALKINVKVGGRNTVLVDALARRIRLVTDRPTIIFGADVTHPHPGEDSSPSIAAVVASQDWPEITKYAGLVSAQAHRQELIQDLFKVWQDPQRGTVTGGMIKELLISFKRATGQKPQRIIFYRDGVSEGQFYQVLLFELDAIRKACASLEPNYQPPVTFVVVQKRHHTRLFANNHNDQRTVDRSGNILPGTVVDSKICHPTEFDFYLCSHAGIQGTSRPAHYHVLWDENKFTADELQTLTNNLCYTYARCTRSVSIVPPAYYAHLAAFRARFYMEPDTSDSGSVASGARGGPPQGGPRSSTRLIFPELKFAMVKIDTPSLDVLRFLEETGEAYQGFEGASSTRGCLVGSGVVRDLVAFAGDADDKPLSARRPLPRFPVRHDPPPSRSCASFAALGRGSGMRHVPEWLPAFPEPHTYAVAEEESGEMVGGSSAAVDEVEQVWRQRKAEKSLLGLQRQLALAGGNGIRPAAVVEEGAGKGKELDRAVVKSNPFIQSALRCGDKEVSEVAMPNLGKKHSVLDEFAPAFAESEGEGLDEGRRDQDQGGGRKRMVPKERPPVYFRIGPDRKSRVMALNSRALVDRKDPWFLEDDGKRRALSILAEPMEKPG from the exons ATGGTTAGGAAGAAAAGAACCGGCACCGGAGAGAGTTCCGGAGAGGCTTCGGGAGCTCCTGGACAGGGTTCCTCGCAGCCAGCTGAGAGAGCTCCTCCTCAACAGCATCAACAGCATGGTGGTGGACGTGGTTGGGTGCCTCAACAGGGTGGCCGTGGTGGTGGGCAATACCTAGGCCGTGGTGGACAGTATCAGGGCCAGGGAGGCCCAGCTGCACACCGTCCAGGTGGCCCACCTGAATATCAGCAGCGTGAATATCAGGGCCGTGGACATCCAGGTGGTGGTCCACCTGAATATCAACCGCGCGACTATCAGGGCCGTGGACATCCAGGTGGTGGGCCACCTGAATATCAACCGCGCGACCCTCAGGGCCGTGGACATCCAGGTGGTGCTCCACCTGAATATCAACCGCGCGGCCCTCAGGGCCGTGGACATCCTGGTGGTGCTCCACCTGAATATCAACCGCGCGGCCCTCAGGGCCGTGGACATCCTGGTGGTGCTTCACCTGAATATCAACCGCGTGGCCCTCAGGGCCGTGGACATCCAGGTGGTGGTCCACCTGAATATCAACCGCGCGACCCTCAGGGCCGTGGACATCCAGGTGGCGGTCCACCTGAATATCAACAGCGTGACTATCAGGGACGTGGTGGTCCACGCCCTAGAGGGGGTGGAATGCCGCAGCCATCCTATGGCGGGCATATGGGAGGACGTGGAGGACACAATGTTCCTCCAGGTCAGTCAAGAACAGTTCCCGAGCTGCACCAAGCCCCAGATGTCCAATATCAAGCCCCGGTGGTTTCACCATCAGCATCGGGAGCTGGCTCTTCCTCTCAGCCTGCGGCGGAGGTGAGCAGTGGACAAGTCGAGCAACAGTTTCAGAAACTTGACATTAGTGATCAAAGTTCGACCAGCCAAGCCATCCAACCGGCACCTGCATCAAGCAAATCAGTTCGATTCCCATTGCGCCCTGGAATGGGTAAATGTGGGGATAGGTGTGTGGTGAAAGCCAATCATTTCTTCGCGGAGCTCCCTGATAAAGACCTTCACCAATACGAC GTGACCATAACACCAGAGGTTACATCGCGCGGCGTTAATCGTGCCGTGATTGCAGAACTTGTAAAGCTGTATAGACAATCTCATATGAATGGACGTCTACCTGCCTATGATGGAAGGAAGAGCCTTTATACAGCTGGGCCATTACCGTTTACTTCGAGGACATTTGAAATCGCTCTGCAAGATGAAGATGAAGGCCTTGTTGGTGGTCAAGCCACGCCAAG GCGCGAGAGACAATTCAGGGTGGTGATCAAGTATGCTGCCCGTGCTGATCTCCATCATTTGGCTATGTTTCTAGCCGGGAGGCAACCAGATGCACCTCAAGAAGCACTTCAGGTGCTTGACATTGTGCTACGGGAATTGCCTACTGCCAG GTATTCCCCAGTTAGTAGATCATTTTATTCTCCCAACCTAGGGAGACGTCAGAGGCTTGGGGACGGTTTGGAAAGTTGGCGTGGATTTTACCAAAGTATAAGACCTACACAGATGGGGCTTTCGCTGAATATTG ATATGTCTTCTACAGCATTTATCGAGCCTCTCCCTGTGATTGAGTTTGTTGCTCAGCTTCTGTGCAGAGACATCTCAGTTAGACCGCTCACTGATTCAGATCGTGTGAAG ATTAAAAAAGCCCTGCGAGGTGTAAAGGTCGAGGTTACACATCGAGGAAACATGCGTAGGAAATACCGTATATCTGGCCTCACATCACAAGCAACACGAGAGCTATC ATTCCCTGTTGATGATCGTGGTACTGTGAAGACTGTAGTGCAATACTTCCTGGAGACGTATGGTTTCAATATTCAGCACACCACTTTACCTTGCTTGCAAGTCGGTAATCAGCAAAGGCCGAATTATCTCCCCATGGAG GTTTGTAAGATTGTTGAAGGACAACGGTACTCAAAACGGCTGAATGAAAAACAAATAACTGCTCTACTGAAAGTGACTTGCCAGCGCCCTCAAGAGCGTGAGAAGGACATCTTGCAG ACTGTGCATCACAATGCATACTATGAAGATCCATATGCACAGGAATTTGGCATAAAAATAGATGAGCAACTTGCATCGGTTGAAGCTCGTGTTCTGCCTCCGCCAAGG CTTAAGTACCATGATAGTGGCAGAGAGAAGGATGTCTTACCCAGGGTCGGCCAAtggaacatgatgaacaag AAAATGGTCAATGGTGGTAGAGTCAGCCACTGGGCATGTATTAACTTCTCTCGGAATGTTCAAGATAATGCTGCCAAGGTTTTCTGTCATGAGTTGGCTATAATGTGCCAAATATCTGGAATG AACTTTGCACCTGAACCTGTGCTGCCCGTACTTAGTGCGAGGCCTGAACACGTGGAAAGAGCACTGAAGGCACGTTATCATGATGCCATGAACGCAAGCAAACCCCCGGGCAAAGAACTTGACCTGCTAATTGTTATACTGCCGGATAATAATGGTTCTCTTTATG GGGACCTTAAAAGAATTTGTGAGACTGAACTTGGATTGGTATCCCAGTGTTGTCTTACAAAACATGTTTTTAAGATGAGCAAGCAGTATCTTGCAAATGTAGCTCTCAAAATCAATGTTAAG GTGGGGGGAAGGAATACTGTTCTTGTGGATGCTTTGGCAAGGAGGATTCGCCTTGTTACCGACAGACCGACCATAATATTTGGTGCTGATGTTACACATCCCCACCCTGGAGAAGATTCTAGCCCTTCCATTGCAGCT GTGGTTGCTTCTCAAGACTGGCCTGAGATAACTAAGTACGCAGGATTAGTGAGTGCCCAAGCCCATAGGCAAGAGCTGATACAGGATCTTTTTAAAGTATGGCAAGATCCCCAAAGAGGAACTGTGACTGGCGGCATGATCAA GGAGCTTCTCATATCTTTCAAGAGGGCAACTGGACAGAAACCTCAGAGAATCATATTTTACAG GGATGGTGTCAGCGAGGGACAGTTCTACCAGGTTCTGTTGTTTGAACTTGATGCCATTCGGAAG GCCTGTGCGTCCTTGGAGCCCAACTATCAGCCCCCAGTTACTTTTGTGGTTGTCCAGAAGCGTCACCACACTAGGCTTTTCGCTAACAATCACAATGATCAGCGTACTGTTGATAGAAGCGGGAACATACTGCCTG GCACCGTTGTTGACTCGAAGATCTGCCATCCGACGGAATTTGATTTCTACTTGTGCAGCCATGCTGGCATTCAG GGAACAAGCCGGCCTGCTCATTATCATGTTCTGTGGGACGAGAACAAATTTACTGCTGATGAGTTGCAAACTCTCACAAACAACTTGTGCTACAC ATATGCTCGATGCACCCGCTCCGTGTCAATTG TTCCTCCTGCATATTATGCACATCTAGCAGCCTTCCGGGCTCGGTTCTACATGGAGCCAGATACCTCCGACAGCGGGTCTGTGGCGAGCGGTGCACGCGGCGGCCCTCCTCAGGGTGGTCCGCGCAGCAGCACCAG GCTTATATTTCCAGAATTGAAGTTCGCAATGGTGAAGAtagatactccctct CTCGACGTGCTGCGGTTCCTCGAGGAGACCGGCGAGGCGTACCAGGGCTTcgagggcgcctcctccacccgcGGCTGCCTCGTCGGCTCCGGGGTCGTCAGGGATTTGGTCGCGTTCGCCGGCGATGCCGATGACAAGCCGCTCTCCGCGAGGCGGCCGCTGCCCAGGTTTCCGGTCCGGCACGATCCGCCGCCGTCGCGGTCGTGTGCTAGCTTTGCGGCGCTGGGCCGGGGGAGCGGGATGAGGCATGTGCCCGAGTGGCTCCCGGCCTTTCCGGAGCCCCACACGTATGCGGTTGCCGAGGAGGAGTCGGGCGAGATGGTCGGCGGGTCGTCGGCTGCGGTGGATGAGGTCGAGCAGGTGTGGCGGCAGAGGAAGGCCGAGAAGTCGCTGCTTGGTTTGCAACGGCAGCTGGCGCTTGCGGGTGGCAACGGGATCCgcccggcggcggtggtggaggagggtGCTGGCAAGGGGAAGGAGCTAGATAGGGCTGTGGTCAAGAGCAATCCGTTTATTCAGTCGGCGTTGCGTTGTGGGGATAAGGAGGTGTCAGAGGTTGCCATGCCAAATTTGGGGAAGAAACACTCTGTTCTCGATGAATTTGCACCTGCTTTCGCTGAATCGGAAGGTGAAGGACTTGATGAGGGGAGGAGGGACCAAGACCAAGGTGGAGGTCGGAAGAGGATGGTTCCAAAGGAGAGGCCACCGGTGTATTTTCGGATTGGGCCTGATAGGAAGTCAAGGGTGATGGCATTGAATTCGAGAGCCTTGGTGGACCGTAAGGATCCCTGGTTCCTGGAGGATGATGGGAAGCGGAGGGCACTGTCGATACTTGCGGAACCAATGGAGAAGCCAGGCTGA